Below is a window of Leptotrichia sp. oral taxon 215 str. W9775 DNA.
GTTGGAATATCTTCAACATTTACCATAAGAATATTCTCATTTATTGATATTCCTGTTATTATTTTTTCTTCCATTACTTTCTCCTTTGAAGTTATTATTGTACCATTTTTTTCACCAAGAGACCTTCCAACATATATTTCAACTCCATATTTGTTTCCAAGTTCAACTGCCCTTGGCTCCATTACTCCTGCTCCAAGAAATGCCAGCTCCATCATTTCCTCATATGAAATAACTGAAAGTTTCTTTGCCTCAGGATAAACTCTCGGATCAATGGAATATATCCCGTCCACATCTGTATATATTTCACATTTTGCTCCAAGTGCCGCCGCAAGTGCCACTGCCGAAGTGTCGGAACCTCCTCTTCCAAGTGTTGCGACATCTCCCTTTTCGTTAACTCCCTGAAATCCGGCAACAATTACTATTTTACCTTCCTTCAGATGTTTTTTTATATTTTCACCTTTTATTTCTTCAATCCTATTTTTTGTATGATGCCCGCCTGTTCTTATTCCTGCCTGCCTTCCTGTAAGGGAAATAGCCGGATATCCTAACGACTGCAATGCTATACTCAAAAGAGCTATCGTCTGCTGCTCTCCAGTCGACATAAGTCTGTCCATTTCCCTTTTATCAGGATTTTCTGTTATTTCATTTGCAAGTTTTATTAGACCGTCTGTTGTTTTTCCCATTGCAGATACTACTGCAACCACTTCATTGCCTTCATCCTTCACTTTTCCCAGATATCTGGCAATATCCAATATTTTTTCAGTTGTTGCAACCGAACTACCTCCATATTTATGAACTATTATCACTTTTAACCCTACTTTCCATAATTCTGAAAAACTTTATATTTCCATTTTAAAACAGTTTCCTGATTTTATCTTACAGATGTAATTATACATCATTTTTAATTACAATTCAAAGATTTCATCATTTCTTATGAGGTCATCTCCAGTTTCCCTTTTTACTGCAACTTTAGCTTTTCCGTCCTTTACAAATACAACTGCAGGTTTTATCATTCTGTTATAGTTGCTTGACATTGTATAACAATAAGCTCCTGTCGTTGTTATTGCAAGTATATCTCCTACTTCAGCCTTTTGAAGTTTACCTTTCTGTATAAGAATATCTCCTGATTCACAAAGCTTTCCTGCCACTGTAACTTCATCTTCGGCTTTTTCTTCCAGTTTATTTACTATTCCTGCTTCATATTCAGCCTGATAAAGTGCCGTTCTTATGTTATCAGACATTCCACCATCTACAAACACATATTTCTTTCCACCGACAGTTTCCTTGATTCCTCCTACTGTATAAAGAGTTGTCCCTGCATTTCCAACAATACTTCTTCCCGGCTCTATATTTAACTCTGAGAATCCTATCTGATATTTAATTTCCATTGCTTCCGTATATGTAATTATTTCCTTCAGTACTTCTTCTATAGGTTTAGGATCGTCACCCTCTTTATAGTATACTCCAAATCCTCCACCCATATTTACTGTATGTACTACTATTCCAAGTTCCTTTTTCAGCTTATCAAGATATTTGAAAATTTCTTCCAGAGCAAATATAAAGAACACTGACTGAAATATTTGGGAACCTATATGTGTATGGAATCCTCTGAAATCAAGATATTGGCTGTTATTGATTCTCTTCACTATATCAAACAGGTTTGCCTGAAACAGTGAAATCCCAAATTTTGAAGTTAGTCCCGATGTTTTTATATAACTATGTGTGTGTGCCTCTATTCCCGGATCAATTCTTATAAGCACCGCCTGTTTTTTCCCTTTTTCCTTACATATTTTTTCTATTTTTTCTATTTCATCTTCATTATCTATAACTATTTCTTTAATTCCATAATCCACTGCCATTTCCAGTTCTTCATACGTCTTGTTATTTCCGTGCATATGAACTCTGTTCATTGGAAATCCTGCCTTATATGCCGTATACAATTCTCCACCTGAAACTACATCCAGCTCAAGTCCCTTTTTTTCAACCAGTTTTGCCATTCCTGTTGTAAGGAAAGCCTTCCCCGCGTAGGCAATCTGTGTACCAAATCTTGATGATTTAAATGCTTCCTTCATTTTATCTATCGTTGTTTCTATAAGTTCCTGATCCATCACGTAAAGAGGTGTTTTAAATTCCTTTGCCAGTTCAACTGTGTCCACT
It encodes the following:
- a CDS encoding aspartate kinase, which encodes MIIVHKYGGSSVATTEKILDIARYLGKVKDEGNEVVAVVSAMGKTTDGLIKLANEITENPDKREMDRLMSTGEQQTIALLSIALQSLGYPAISLTGRQAGIRTGGHHTKNRIEEIKGENIKKHLKEGKIVIVAGFQGVNEKGDVATLGRGGSDTSAVALAAALGAKCEIYTDVDGIYSIDPRVYPEAKKLSVISYEEMMELAFLGAGVMEPRAVELGNKYGVEIYVGRSLGEKNGTIITSKEKVMEEKIITGISINENILMVNVEDIPTYAKNVYAIFEEAEKKGININMISQNDVSSEHGSFAFTTPKTDKASLEQVSEILQEKFDRISIIINPYVVKVSVVGIGLISNIGIAARIFRVLSENNISFHQVATSEISLSIIVDEVMGKKVAELLAKEFDL
- the lysA gene encoding diaminopimelate decarboxylase, which produces MKLFGTSKINENGNLSIGGVDTVELAKEFKTPLYVMDQELIETTIDKMKEAFKSSRFGTQIAYAGKAFLTTGMAKLVEKKGLELDVVSGGELYTAYKAGFPMNRVHMHGNNKTYEELEMAVDYGIKEIVIDNEDEIEKIEKICKEKGKKQAVLIRIDPGIEAHTHSYIKTSGLTSKFGISLFQANLFDIVKRINNSQYLDFRGFHTHIGSQIFQSVFFIFALEEIFKYLDKLKKELGIVVHTVNMGGGFGVYYKEGDDPKPIEEVLKEIITYTEAMEIKYQIGFSELNIEPGRSIVGNAGTTLYTVGGIKETVGGKKYVFVDGGMSDNIRTALYQAEYEAGIVNKLEEKAEDEVTVAGKLCESGDILIQKGKLQKAEVGDILAITTTGAYCYTMSSNYNRMIKPAVVFVKDGKAKVAVKRETGDDLIRNDEIFEL